A stretch of Paenibacillus sp. URB8-2 DNA encodes these proteins:
- a CDS encoding thiamine pyrophosphate-binding protein translates to MDLLKTVADYMAEALRNLGVKHSFGIIGKSICPIVLKMVDYGIEFIPGRHESSSGFEASGYALKTGNLAVAFGTSGPGGTNLLTAAAHAKANNLPVLFITGHQSIKELGIPQCQDSSSYLADLAEMFRPATLFSKLVERGDHFSTIFNHAISIALSGQRGPVHLCIPFDVQTEPLEECRIVIPERETLVNYANINRVINAINHSKKPLIIAGKGVNRAGAHEELIQLAETFNIPVVTTPGGKGSIVWDHPLYHGPVGVGGCKHGDDLLNKSDLYIVLGSRLSDMTICNLKAENHPETLIQFDVDPTFVGKILTSHTIAVGGDLRDNLSLVLQNVDASAITERDTETAVNYKEELPVLSNLSLASVMSMMSDLIPYNNTVFVDDGSHGFNAVKWYNVKKPGSFVFDAYFACMGNAIGMAIGAKAASPEETIFCITGDGCFMMLGTEINTAVCKNIPVIFIVVNNMQLDMALKGMEKTTGRIDGTIFEVPMDAVKFAESLGAAGFRCETKEQFAAAIGEAVALNRVAVIELLTDRDEVPPTAHRVLNLN, encoded by the coding sequence ACCTCGGAGTAAAGCATTCTTTTGGCATTATTGGCAAATCCATTTGTCCCATCGTTCTGAAGATGGTGGATTATGGTATTGAATTTATTCCCGGGAGACATGAATCCAGCTCCGGATTCGAAGCTTCCGGTTACGCCCTAAAAACGGGAAATCTCGCAGTGGCTTTCGGCACGTCAGGACCTGGGGGAACCAACCTTCTCACTGCGGCGGCACATGCCAAAGCCAACAACCTCCCTGTGCTGTTCATAACAGGGCATCAATCGATTAAAGAGCTGGGTATTCCCCAGTGCCAGGATTCTTCCTCGTATCTTGCCGATTTGGCGGAGATGTTCAGACCCGCTACGCTTTTCAGCAAGCTGGTCGAACGCGGCGATCATTTCAGCACGATTTTTAACCATGCTATTTCTATTGCACTCAGCGGCCAACGCGGGCCTGTTCATCTATGCATTCCTTTTGATGTTCAGACAGAGCCGCTTGAAGAATGCCGAATCGTTATCCCTGAACGGGAAACGCTCGTCAATTACGCTAATATTAACCGGGTCATCAATGCTATTAACCATTCCAAAAAGCCTCTCATCATCGCCGGCAAAGGCGTTAACCGCGCAGGCGCACATGAGGAATTGATTCAATTGGCGGAGACTTTTAATATTCCTGTCGTTACTACTCCGGGCGGCAAAGGTTCTATAGTCTGGGATCATCCGCTGTACCACGGACCTGTCGGTGTTGGCGGGTGCAAGCATGGCGACGATTTGTTAAATAAGAGCGATTTATACATCGTGCTCGGTTCGCGGCTCAGTGATATGACGATCTGCAATCTCAAAGCCGAGAACCATCCGGAGACGCTGATTCAGTTTGATGTGGACCCTACTTTTGTTGGAAAAATACTGACCTCCCATACGATCGCGGTCGGCGGCGATTTAAGGGATAACCTGTCGCTGGTTCTACAGAATGTTGATGCCTCCGCTATTACCGAACGAGATACGGAAACTGCCGTAAATTATAAGGAAGAACTGCCTGTCCTTTCTAACCTTTCCCTCGCGTCGGTAATGAGCATGATGAGCGACTTGATCCCTTATAACAATACGGTATTTGTAGATGACGGCAGCCACGGCTTCAACGCTGTGAAATGGTACAACGTGAAGAAACCGGGAAGCTTTGTCTTTGACGCCTACTTTGCCTGCATGGGCAACGCAATCGGCATGGCGATCGGCGCCAAGGCGGCTTCTCCGGAAGAAACGATATTCTGCATTACCGGCGACGGCTGCTTTATGATGCTCGGCACTGAAATAAATACAGCCGTTTGCAAAAATATCCCGGTCATTTTCATCGTTGTGAACAACATGCAGCTGGATATGGCTTTGAAAGGGATGGAAAAAACCACAGGCAGAATTGACGGAACGATATTTGAAGTTCCTATGGATGCCGTGAAATTTGCCGAATCGCTTGGAGCCGCCGGCTTCCGGTGCGAGACCAAGGAACAGTTTGCCGCAGCCATCGGCGAAGCCGTGGCTCTGAACCGCGTTGCGGTCATTGAACTATTGACTGATCGTGATGAAGTGCCCCCTACTGCACACCGTGTATTGAATCTGAATTAG
- a CDS encoding carboxymuconolactone decarboxylase family protein: MIDNINSGLKHFSNLSGDYGAKALAPIKEHFPELAEYIMGNAYGDVFQRTTIGADWKEIAVISALISMGQFDQLGVHYVMALSVGMTVDQIKGILLHLVPCVGAPRVITAFNVLLSTLEEIQ, translated from the coding sequence ATGATAGACAACATCAACAGCGGTCTCAAGCATTTCTCCAACCTTTCCGGCGACTATGGAGCCAAAGCGCTGGCTCCGATCAAAGAGCATTTTCCAGAGCTTGCCGAATATATCATGGGCAACGCATATGGCGATGTTTTTCAGCGGACCACCATTGGCGCGGATTGGAAAGAGATTGCCGTTATTTCCGCTTTAATATCGATGGGCCAGTTCGACCAGCTCGGCGTTCATTATGTGATGGCGCTTAGTGTAGGCATGACCGTCGATCAAATTAAGGGTATTTTATTGCATTTGGTGCCATGTGTCGGTGCTCCAAGGGTTATTACCGCTTTTAATGTTCTGCTCTCAACACTGGAAGAAATCCAATAA